Within the Senegalia massiliensis genome, the region AGATTTTACTAGGTCTGATTTAAGAAGAAAATTTGGAATGGTACTTCAAGATACGTGGCTTTATAATGGTAGTATAATGGAAAATATAAGGTATGGTCGTCTTGAAGCAACAGATGAAGAAGTTATAGCAGCAGCAAAAGCAGCACATGTAGACAGCTTTGTTCACCATCTTCCAAATGGATATGATATGGTATTAAATGAAGAAGCTACAAATGTATCCTCAGGTCAAAAACAGCTTATTACAATTGCAAGAGCAATATTGAAAGATCCAAGGATTTTAATACTTGATGAAGCTACAAGTTCTATAGATACTCGTACTGAAATTCAAATTCAAAAGGCAATGGATAATTTAATGAAAGATAGAACTAGTTTTATTATAGCTCATAGGTTATCAACTATACGTGATGCTGATTTAATATTAGTTATGAATCATGGTGATATTATAGAACAAGGTAATCATGATGAATTATTAAAGAAGAATGGATTTTATTCAGAATTATATAATTCTCAATTTAAAAGAGATGAAGTTAGTTAATAAAAAACCGAGGATGCTCGGTTTTTTTATTGTTTAAATATTTGTTTGGATATAAATTGTAATATATAATATAGTTATAAAAATATCTATTAAATTCTTTAAAAGGATGATGAAAATGAACCATAGACAGTCAAAATTAAGCCTTATTAGAGACGTTGTAAAGAAATATGCAAATGTAGTTGCAAATGTTCTTGGAGTTGATGTTGAAATAGTTGATAAAGATTTAAATAGAATAGCTGGAACTGGAATATTTAAAAAAAGAGTAGATGAAAATATATTAGGAGAAGCTTATGTTTACCAAAATGTACTAGAAACTGGTCAACATAAAATAATTGAAAATCCTGGAGAACACCTTTTATGTGAAAGGTGTATAAATAAAGGAAGTTGTAGTGAAGAATTAGAATTAAGTGCGCCAATAAAGCTTAAAGATGAAGTAATTGGTGTAATAGGTTTAATTTGTTCAAATACTGTACAAAAACAAATAATACTTTCTGAAATTGATTTGCAACTTGAATTTTTATATCAAATTTCAGACTTTATAAGCTCTAAAGTTTATGAATATATGGAAAATGAAAGAAACAAATCAGTAATAAATGTTCTTACAAATATTATAGATAATGTTGATAAAGGTATAATTATGACAAGTGAAGAAGGTAAAATTTCACATATGAATGATAGTGCCAAAACTCAACTTCACATAAATAGTAATCAAAATATTGAGAATATAGAATTTGTTTCTAAAAATGAATTTATTATGGGGAAAGAAGAATATACAATTAGAATAGGAGATATGAAGTTTGACCTTTTAGGTAATCTTATAAGTTTACCTTCTGTTATATCTAATTATAATAAAGTATTCATGTTTAATAGAATAAAAAAGATGAAATCAGAAGCTTATGCTTTAACTAATGCACATAGGACAATTACTACGGATGTTATATTAGGTAAATCTAAATATACTAATGCTTTAAAAGAAAGAATAAAAAAGTTTGCAGATTCAAAATCTACTATACTTATTACTGGAGAAAGTGGAACAGGAAAGGAACTTATAGCAAGAACAATTCATTCTGAGAGTAATAGAAGTGATAAACCTTTTGTAGCTATAAATTGTGGTGCAATACCAGACGAACTTTTAGAATCAGAACTATTTGGATATGTAAAGGGGGCTTTTACAGGTGCTAATTCAAGTGGACGAATGGGAAAGTTTGAATTGGCAAATGAAGGAGTTATATTTTTAGATGAAATTGGTGACATGCCTTTGCATCTTCAAGTTAAGATATTAAGAGTACTTCAAGAAAAAAAGGTTACTAGAATAGGGTCAAATAAGCCTATAGATCTTGACATAAGGGTTATAGCTGCAACAAATAAGGACTTAAAAGAATTAATTAAAAAGAATAACTTTAGAGATGATTTATATTATAGATTAAATGTAATACCTATTAGTATACCACCATTAAGAGAAAGAATAGAAGATATTGAAATAATAATGGAACAAAAGATAAAAAAATATAATTTATTATTTGAAAAAGATGTTGAAGGAATTGAAGAAGATGCAAAGAAAATTTTACTTGAATATCCTTGGCCAGGAAATGTGCGTGAACTTGAAAACACTTTGGAGTATATGATAAATCTAGCTGATAATTATAACATATTAAAAAAAGAGATGATACCTGAAAATATAATGAATTATATTCAAAATAGAGATATAGGAAACGAAATAGAAACTATAAAGAAACTTAAAGATGTAGAAAAAAACTATATTATTAAAGCCCTTGATATTTATGGCTGGGATACAAAAGGAAAAAAAATGGCGTCTGAAAAATTAGGAATAGGAATAGCAACACTTTATAGGAAACTTGATGAAAGTAAATGTCAAAAATAATGGCATGAATTTTGCTTTATAATTATTGTAGAATTCAAAATTAATATTATAGGAGGTTTTTTTCTTGTTTATTGTAGGTAATGGTAGAATGATTACACAAAGCAAAAGTAATCCTTATTTAGAAGATGGAGCAATAGTTATAAAAGATAATTTAATTCATGAAATAGGTAGTACAGAACATATAAAAAGTAAATATCCAGATGTAGAATTTATGGATGCAAAAAGAAGAATTATAATGCCTGGTATGATAAATACTCATATGCATATTTACAGCTCATTTGCTCGTGGTATGAATACAGAAGAGTCTAAGAATTTTGTAGAAATACTTGAAAAGTTATGGTGGAAACTAGATAAAACAATAACACTTGAAGATGTGAAATATAGTGCTTATGCTACTTATATAGATTGTATTAGAAATGGGACAACAACAATATTTGATCATCATGCAAGTGAAGGTGCAGTAAAAAATAGTTTATTTACAATAGCAGAAGTAGCAAAAGAATTGAATGTTAGAAGTAATCTTTGTTATGAAGTTACAGATAGAGATGGTGAACAAATATTAGAAGAAGCTATAGAAGAAAATATTAATTTTATAAAATATACTAAAGAAAATAAAGATGATATGCTAACAGCTATGTTTGGACTTCATGCATCCATGACTCTTTCAGATGATACACTTAAAAAATGTAATCAAGCTATAGAAGGATTAGATGCTGGTTTTCATGTCCATGTAGCTGAAGGAATAGAAGATCAATTTGATACACTTAAAAAATATGGTAAAAGAGTAGTAGAAAGATATAATGACTATAATATGTTAAGTGATAAAACAATAGCAGTCCATGGTATTCATACAAATAAAAGAGAATTAGAAATTTTAAAAGAAACTAATAGTAATGTAGTTCATAATCCTGAAAGTAATATGGGAAATGCAGTAGGAGCAGCCCCTATAATTAAAATGATAGAAATGGGAATAAACTTGGGACTTGGAACAGATGGATTTACAGCAGATATGTTTGAATCTATGAAAGTAGCTAACCTTTTAGCAAAACATCATTTATGTGATCCTAGAGTTGCTTGGAGTGAAGTGCCAACTATGCTTTTTGCAAATAACAGAAAAATAGCTGAAAAATATATTTCTAAACCTATAGGAACATTAGAAAAAGGAGCATTAGCTGATGTCATAGTAATAGATTATATACCTCATACTCCTATTAATAAAAACAATTATAATG harbors:
- a CDS encoding sigma-54 interaction domain-containing protein codes for the protein MNHRQSKLSLIRDVVKKYANVVANVLGVDVEIVDKDLNRIAGTGIFKKRVDENILGEAYVYQNVLETGQHKIIENPGEHLLCERCINKGSCSEELELSAPIKLKDEVIGVIGLICSNTVQKQIILSEIDLQLEFLYQISDFISSKVYEYMENERNKSVINVLTNIIDNVDKGIIMTSEEGKISHMNDSAKTQLHINSNQNIENIEFVSKNEFIMGKEEYTIRIGDMKFDLLGNLISLPSVISNYNKVFMFNRIKKMKSEAYALTNAHRTITTDVILGKSKYTNALKERIKKFADSKSTILITGESGTGKELIARTIHSESNRSDKPFVAINCGAIPDELLESELFGYVKGAFTGANSSGRMGKFELANEGVIFLDEIGDMPLHLQVKILRVLQEKKVTRIGSNKPIDLDIRVIAATNKDLKELIKKNNFRDDLYYRLNVIPISIPPLRERIEDIEIIMEQKIKKYNLLFEKDVEGIEEDAKKILLEYPWPGNVRELENTLEYMINLADNYNILKKEMIPENIMNYIQNRDIGNEIETIKKLKDVEKNYIIKALDIYGWDTKGKKMASEKLGIGIATLYRKLDESKCQK
- the ssnA gene encoding putative aminohydrolase SsnA, whose product is MFIVGNGRMITQSKSNPYLEDGAIVIKDNLIHEIGSTEHIKSKYPDVEFMDAKRRIIMPGMINTHMHIYSSFARGMNTEESKNFVEILEKLWWKLDKTITLEDVKYSAYATYIDCIRNGTTTIFDHHASEGAVKNSLFTIAEVAKELNVRSNLCYEVTDRDGEQILEEAIEENINFIKYTKENKDDMLTAMFGLHASMTLSDDTLKKCNQAIEGLDAGFHVHVAEGIEDQFDTLKKYGKRVVERYNDYNMLSDKTIAVHGIHTNKRELEILKETNSNVVHNPESNMGNAVGAAPIIKMIEMGINLGLGTDGFTADMFESMKVANLLAKHHLCDPRVAWSEVPTMLFANNRKIAEKYISKPIGTLEKGALADVIVIDYIPHTPINKNNYNAHILFGIMGRSVDTTIINGKIVMKEREILVADEHKILQKSRNLAKNMWSRI